Sequence from the Pseudomonas sp. LS.1a genome:
ACCCATGCCACGCTGGCCTTGGGTACCGAGCGTGGCCTGGATTTGATGGTAGGGGGTAAACAGCGGCTTCTTGGTGGTCAGTGCTACCAGGCCTCCTGGCGAACTACGGCCATACAGTACCGAAGACGGTCCCTTGAGAATATCGATGCGCTCAAGGAAGTACGGGTCCACCTGCATGGTGCTGTAGGTGCCGTTGTCGCCCATCGACTTGAGCCCGTCGACGTAGATGTTATCCACCGAGCCATCATTGAAGCCACGCATGGCCACATAGTCATAACGATGGGTTGCACCGTAGGGGTTGGTCAGCACCCCAGGTGTGTAGCGCATAGCTTGGGCAACGGTTTGCGAGCCTTGGTCGTCCATCTGCTGGCGGGTAACCACCGAGACCGATTGTGATGTCTCTACCAGCGGCATGCTGGTCTTGGTCGCTATCTGGCTATGGGTGGCGTTGTAACCCTCCATGCTGCCCAGTGCATTGCCAAGGGTGAAGCTCCGGACATCGGTGTCTGGCAATGACACGGCGGCGCTCTGGGGTTGTGCCTGCAGCACGTAGCTGCGGCCGTCCTGGCTGAGCGCTTCCAGGCCGCTACCATTGAGCAACTGGCGCAGTGCCTGATCGGTGGGGTACTGTCCCTGCAGGCCGTTTGACTGCAAGCCTTGGGTGAGCTGGGGTGTGCTCGACAGGGTGATGCCAGCCTGGCGGGCGAACTGGTTGAGCACGTCGTCCAGCTGGCCGGCCGGGATCGCATAGTGATGGCTCATCTGGGTCGTTTCAGCTGCCACGGACAGTTGCGGGACGGCTATCAGGCCCAAGGCGGTGCCAAACAGGGTGGCCCGGATGGCTTTGCGCAGAGTCGTTGAGTGCAAGACAGGTCGAAAATCATTCGCGTTGAATGTGTGCGTGTGCACTGGGGCGGTAGGCATGAAGGGTCCGTTGAAGTGTGAGGGCAGGAGGTGTCGCTTACTGTCCTAGCCGGACCGGCAGTCAAAACCCGCCAAAAAAGCTATTGGGGCGCGCAGCGGCCCTGAACGCAATGGCCCTCGTCAGATCAGACTAGCCCCTCCACACGCACCCACCAGCGCGTACGTTGGCGAAGCCGCACGGGCAATGTCCGGGGCAGCAGCTGCAGCAGTTTTTCCGGGTCTTCGAGGCGGAACACACCCGACAGGCGTACATCGGCAATGTCTTCGCTGCAGCCCAGGTAACCATGGCGATAACGGCTGACCTGCGCGAGGAAGTCGAACAGGCGCATGTTCCGAGTGACGATCAGCCCGTCGGTCCAGGCCATCGCGTCCATGTCCACCTGCTCGAGCCGGTGTGGGCCTTGCGCATCCAGGCGCCAGTTCTGGCCGCTCTCAATCCATTGCAGCTGGCCATTGCCAGGCCGGTGTATCGCCACCCTGCCATGGCTGACACTGACCTGCGTGCAGTCGCTGTCCTGGCGTGCCACAAAGCGCCCTTCGAACCCTTCCAGTAACGCGTCACGCGTCTGTACAAGCAAGGGATGCTGCGGGCTGCAGGTAATCATCAATTCCCCCTGCTTCAGGCGGACCAGGCGCTGCTGGTCATTGAAGGCCAGGTCCACGGCACTGCGGGTGTTGAGTTGCATCAGCGAGCCATCGGGAAGCGCGACGCTGCGTCGTTCACCCGTGCCGGTGGCGTAGTCCGATGCCCAGGCGTTGACTGCATCCAGGTCTTTGCCCAGCCATGTCGCTGTCCCCACCATGGCAACGCCGCCAAGCAGCTTCAGTGCTTGTCGGCGCTGCAGGCGGCGCTGGCTGGTCTCCAGGGTCTGCAAGGCCAGCCCGGCGCCGGGAATGGCGCGCAGATCGAGGTCCTGGTGCAGGTGCATCACCCGTTGCCAGGCCTGTTCATGTTCCTGGCGGGCACTGCGCCATTGCCTGCACTGATGCTGCAGGGCAGGGTCATGCCCGTTCTCGCGCAGCCTGAGCATCCACTGGATGGCCTGCTTGACCGCTGTTGCGCCAGGCTGTGCGGTGGTCATCGCGTCAGCACTCATCGGCGTAGCGCAGCAGGTAGCAATGGTAGAGCGCATCGGCGATGTAGCGCTCCACGGTACGCACCGAGATCCCCATCTGGTCGGCGATGGCCTGGTGCTTCAGCCCCTCGCATTGGGCCAGCAGGAATGCGCGGCGTACTTTGGGCTTGAGGCCGTCGAGCATGCGCGCGATGCGTTCCAGCAATTCCAGCAGCAACTCACGGGTTTCGGCCGACGGGGCTTGTGCTTCTGGCACTTGTGCCAATGCCTCGAGATAGGCCCTATGCAGTTCCTCACGTCGCCAGTGGTCGATCACCAGCCCACGCGCAACTGTACGCAGGAAGGCCCGTGGTGTGTTCAGTTGCAGGTGTTCGCGCCGCTGCAGCAGGCGCACGAAAGTGTCCTGGGCCAAGTCTGCGGCATCGGCTGCGTTGCCCAGCTTGCTGCGTAGCCAGGCATGCAACCAGCCGTGGTGGTCACTGTAGAGCGTTTGCACGGAATCGTTGCTGGGCATGGGGGAGGGTGCTGCCGTCAATGGACATGAATGATAATTAGTCTCATTGTTGGCGGGGGCCGATCAATTTGCAACCTATCCGACAGTACCGTGCGCGCAGTCTCTACCCGCTAGCGCCCCAGTTGCGTATCCAGGTATTTGCGGATTACCCGCGATGCGCTATTCAGGTGCCGTTCCAGCACCGCTACTGCTTCGTCCACCAGCTTGTCGCTAGCTGCATTCACCAGTGCGTTGTGATCGTCCTGGGTGAGCTTGCCCAGGCCCATGGACGAAAGATGAAACCGCAGGAAGCGCTCTTCCTCGTTCAGTTCGTCCTCGATCAGGCGCAGCAGTTTCTTGTTCGGCGCCTTGTTGTACAACGACATGTGGAGCAGACGATTGAGGCGGCCGATTTCGGCGTGGCGGGTTTCGTTCTCCAGTTGCTGGATATACCCGCGGGCGCTGGCGATGTCGCTGGCATCGAGCAGCGGAATGGATTGGCGCAGCGCCTCGGTCTCGAGCAGCACGCGCAGGGCATAGGTGTCCACCGCGTCTTCGCCTATCAATGGCGCGACCACCGCCCCCTTGTGCATCTCCACTTTCAGCAGCGATTGCGCTTCGAGCTGGCGCAGGGCCTCGCGCACGGGCATGCGGCTGACACCGAACAAGGTGGCGAGCTCTTGTTGTCGCACCGCAGTACCTGGGGGCAAGCGGCCATCCAGAATGGCACTGCGCAGGCGTTCTTCGATCAAGCCACGGGCCTGGTGCGGCAACAACTGCTCGCTGGCCAGGACATTGCTCAATTTGATTTTCTCGGGCACGCGACGTCTGCCTCAACGATGACTAAAGTTGGATCCAATGACACTAGTAATAGCTCCCGGGGGTGTCAAACCAGCACCCGCGATGGGACGGGCGCCCCAAAAAGCGCGGCTATGGTGGATGAAGTCGCCGGTCA
This genomic interval carries:
- a CDS encoding FecR family protein gives rise to the protein MTTAQPGATAVKQAIQWMLRLRENGHDPALQHQCRQWRSARQEHEQAWQRVMHLHQDLDLRAIPGAGLALQTLETSQRRLQRRQALKLLGGVAMVGTATWLGKDLDAVNAWASDYATGTGERRSVALPDGSLMQLNTRSAVDLAFNDQQRLVRLKQGELMITCSPQHPLLVQTRDALLEGFEGRFVARQDSDCTQVSVSHGRVAIHRPGNGQLQWIESGQNWRLDAQGPHRLEQVDMDAMAWTDGLIVTRNMRLFDFLAQVSRYRHGYLGCSEDIADVRLSGVFRLEDPEKLLQLLPRTLPVRLRQRTRWWVRVEGLV
- a CDS encoding GntR family transcriptional regulator; the encoded protein is MPEKIKLSNVLASEQLLPHQARGLIEERLRSAILDGRLPPGTAVRQQELATLFGVSRMPVREALRQLEAQSLLKVEMHKGAVVAPLIGEDAVDTYALRVLLETEALRQSIPLLDASDIASARGYIQQLENETRHAEIGRLNRLLHMSLYNKAPNKKLLRLIEDELNEEERFLRFHLSSMGLGKLTQDDHNALVNAASDKLVDEAVAVLERHLNSASRVIRKYLDTQLGR
- a CDS encoding sigma-70 family RNA polymerase sigma factor, giving the protein MPSNDSVQTLYSDHHGWLHAWLRSKLGNAADAADLAQDTFVRLLQRREHLQLNTPRAFLRTVARGLVIDHWRREELHRAYLEALAQVPEAQAPSAETRELLLELLERIARMLDGLKPKVRRAFLLAQCEGLKHQAIADQMGISVRTVERYIADALYHCYLLRYADEC